The Agrococcus sp. ProA11 genomic sequence GATGGCGAAGCCGCCCGAGCGCGCCATCGACGAGAGGAAGAACGCGTGCAGAATCTGCTGCCCGAACTCCGCCGTGCCCCACGAGTCGGCGTTGCCCCACTCCAGCACCAGGTAGACCAATCCACCCGCCAGGAACAGCATGATCGACACCGAGATCGTCATCTTCACGTGCAGCGACCAGTGGCGCGGCGTGCCGAGGTGCCGCAGCAGCACGAAGTAGACGGGGAAGCCGAGCGAGCCGATGAAGACGCCGAGCATCAGCACGATCAGGAACCACGGGTCGGTGGAGAAGGGCTCCAGTCCCTCGACCGTGGGGATGAAGCCGGAGTTCGTGAACGCCATGAACGACCAGTAGGTCGCCTCGTACAGCGCCGCGAGCGGCTCCTTGCCCGCCAGCAGCAGGCGAGGGAACAGCAGCACGATCAGCATCGCCTCGAACACCAGCACCGAGAGCGCGACGGTGCGCAGCAGCCCGCCGACCTCTCCCAGGCGGATTGCCTGGCCCTCCTTGACGACGCCCTTGCGCACGCGGGAGGGGTTCGAGTCACTCGCGGCCATGAGGCGCTGGCGCAGGCCCAGCCGCCTGGCGACCGTCATGCCGAGCAGCGACGCGAGCGTCAGGACGCCGATGCCGCCGACCTCGACGCCGACCAGCACGAGCGCGTTGCCGAACGGGCTCCAGTGCGTCGCCATGTCGACCACCGTCAGACCGGTCACACAGACGACGCTGACTGCCTGGAAGAACGCGTCGACCGCGGGTGTCGCCTGCCCGTCGGCGGCCGCGAGCGGCGTCATGAACAGCAGCATGAAGAGCAGGTTGAGCGACGCGAAGACGAAGATCGCGAAGCGCGCCGGGTACGAGGTGGTGAACGACTCGAGACGCTCGCGGAGGCGCGTGAGGATCGATCCCGCTTCGACGATCCCTCGCTCTGCCACGTGCCGCGCCTTCCGCAGATCTGAGCGCCGCATCTCGGCGCAGAACGCGCCCAGCGTAGTCCTTCCGCGAGGCTGTCTCTGGCCAGGGCGGTTTGTCGCACCCGCGCGGCGCTGGCATGCTTTCCGCATGGCCGACATCTTCAGCGTGATCGCGGACAGCACGCGACGCGACATCCTCAGCGTGCTCCTGGATCGTCGCGGCACCACGGGCGAGGCCAGCGTGAGCCAGATCGTCGACACCCTGGGCGTGCCGCAGCCGACGGTCTCGAAGCATCTGCGCACGCTCCGCGATGCCGGCCTCGTCACCGTGCGCGAGGACGGCCAGCACCGCTTCTACGCCATCGTGCTGGCGCCGTTCGACGCGCTCGACGACTGGCTGATGCCGTTCATCTTCGCCGACAGCGACCATGAGGAGGCGAACCTCGGCGCTGCCGCCTTCGCCGCCTGGGCCGGCGTCAACGTGCAGGCTCCGCTGCGAGCTGCCGCCGACCAGGCGCGCCAGGCGGCCGAGCAGGCGCGGATCGCCACCGAGGCGGCACTCGCCCGCGTCACCGATCGCGTCGAGCACCCAGCGCCGGTGGGCAATTCGCTTGGCCGCAGAGCCGCGGAGAGCGTGCACGACCTGCAGGATCGAGTGCAGGAGGCACGCGACCGCATCTACGAGGTGCAGGATCGTCTGCACGAGATGCAGTCGCGGGCGGCGCAGCGGATCGACGGCGTGCGGGGCAGGATCCGCAGCCAGGACGAGGTCGACGGCGACGACCCCGGCGACGACGATGCGCCCGCGCGCACGGGCGACGACGCCAAGCTCGATTGAGGCGCCGCGCACCGATATGCGGCGGCAAGCCGGATTCCGGTACGCTGTCGGGAGCGTTTTCCCTGCGCTGATGTCGATTCGCCTTCTGGCGTTGGCGATCGTGCAGCGTCGACGAGCAATCTCTAACGGAAGTGAGGAACCTCAATGGGTTCTGTGGTCAAGAAGCGCCGCAAGCGCATGTCGAAGAAGAAGCACCGCAAGCTGCTTCGCAAGACGCGCCACCAGCGTCGCAACCGCAAGTAGCGCAGCGTAGGGGCCCGTCTCGGGCCGCTTGCTTCGCATCGTGAGCCGGGACCTGCATCTGCAGGCTCCCGGCTTTCGCATGTCTAGGCTGATGGGATGGTCGAGATCACGCTCATCTCCAAGCCCGGGTGTCACCTCTGCGACGAGGCGCGCCCCATCGTCGAGCGCGTCGTCGCCGGGTTCGACGACGTCTCGCTGACCGAGCTGTCGATCCTCGACGACCCGGCGCTCGAGGAGCGCTGGAGCGACGACATCCCGGTCGTGCTCATCGACGGACGGCCCCACTCGGCCTGGCGCGTCGACGCAGCGAAGCTGACCGAGCGCATCCGCGCGCGCCTGGACGCGACCGCCGGCTGAGCCGGCAGTGCGTCAGGCGGCGGAGGCCGTCAGGGCGTGAGGCGCGTCGGGCCGCGGAAGAGGAACGTCGTCTCGCGAATCGAGCCGAGCCCCAGCATGAGCATCACGACGCGAGCCAGGCCCATGCCGAAGCCGCCGTGCGGGGGAACGCCGTAGCGGAAGAAGTCGAGGTACTCCTCGAGCTCCGACGGGTCCATCCCCTTCTCGACGATCTGCGCCTCGAGCACATCGACGCGGTGCTCGCGCTGCGCGCCGGTGGAGATCTCGACGCCGTTGTAGATGAGGTCGTAGGAGTTCGTGACCGAGCCGTCGCCCTCCGGGCGCAGGTGGTAGAACGGGCGCACGCTCGAGGGGTACTCCGTCACGAACACGAAGTCGTGACCCATCTCCTCCTTCACGCGCTGCGAGATCTGCCGCTCGGCCTCGGGATCGAGGTCACCGTCGGTGCGCTCGATCGTGTGGCCGCGGGCCTCGACGATCGCCTTGACCTCGGCGTGCGTGATGCGCGGGAACGGCACGGTCGGCACCTGCAGATCGACGTCGAAGTGCTGCCTGATCTCGGCGCCGTGCTTCTCGACGACCGCCGTCACCGCCTTGGTCAGCAGCGTCTCGTGCAGCTGCATGACGTCCTCGTGCGAGTCGATCCAGGAGATCTCGCTGTCGACCGAGGTGAACTCGGTCGCGTGGCGGCTGGTGAAGGAGGGGTCGGCGCGGAAGGCGGGAGCGATCTCGAAGATCTTGCCGAAGCCCGCCGACTGCGCCATCTGCTTGAACAGCTGAGGCGACTGCGCCAGGTAGGCGGTGGTCTCGAAGTAGGGCACCTCGAAGAGCTCGGCGCGCGACTCCGACGCGGTCGCCATGAGCTTCGGCGTGTGCAGCTCGATGAAGCCCTCATCGACCCAGTGCTGGCGCAGCGCGTGCTCGATCGTGGTCTGCACGCGGAAGATGAGCTGCGCCTCCGGGCGGCGCAGGTCGAGGAAGCGCCAGTCGAGGCGCTTGTCGATCGAGGAGTCGTCGGCGATGGGCGAATCCTTCGCGACCGACTCGACCGTGAGCGATCGCACCTTCACCTCCAGTCCGCCGAGCTTGACGCGCTCATCGGCCTTGAGGTCTCCCTCGACGGTGATGAACGAGCCGTGCATGAGGGCGGAGATCTGCTCCGCCGTCTCCGCCGTCTCGTCGTTCACGGGGTTCACGAGCTGGGCTGAGCCCGACTCGTCGCGCAGGATCACGAACTGCACGCGCTTCTGGTCGCGCACCGTCTCTACCCATCCCGCCACCTTCACGGGGCCGTCGGGGAGCGATGCGAGGTCCTTGATGAGAGTCCGGTGAGTCACGCGACGATCCTACCGACGCGCGGGCCTGCCCCAGCGCGCCAGCCCGATCCAGCCGGTCACGAGCGCCACGACCGAGAGTGCCAGCAGGCTCCAGCCCGCCCACTCGAGCGACGGGTCGGTCACCAGCAGCACCATGCCGACGGCCGCCAGCAGCGCGATCGCGAGCGCGACCAGCCCGCCGTCGCGCAAGTGGGCGATCGAGCCCGCCCACACCCACAGCATCGTGGCGGCGAGCACGACGAGCAGCGCGAGGATCAGCGGCAGGAGCAGAGGCACGAGGCCATTCTGTCGGCCCCGTGTTCATAGATTGCGCCGGTACGATGGTCCCCATGCCTGCTCGTCGCCTCCATCTCGTGCGCCACGGCGAGGTGCACAACCCGGATGGCGTGCTCTACGGGCGCATTCCCGGCTTTCTGCTCTCCGAGCGCGGTCACCGCATGGCGGCGCTCGCGGCCGAGCACCTGTCGACCGGCGCGACCGCCCGTCCCGTCGTGCGGCTCGCGGCGAGCCCGCTCGAGCGCGCGCAGCAGTCGGCGCAGCCGTGGGCGGACGCCTTCGACCTCGACATCCGCACAGAGCACCGCATCATCGAGCCGACGAACTGGTTCGAGGGGAAGACCTTCGAGGCCAGCGGTGCGCTGCGCCACCCCTCGTCGTGGCCGATGCTGCGCAACCCCTACCGCCCCTCGTGGGGCGAGCCCTACAAGGCGATCGCGCAGCGTGTGCGCGCCGCGATGGAGGATGCGTGGGGCGAGCTCGACGAGTCCGAGGACGACGGCGACATCGTCATGGTCAGCCACCAGTCGCCCATCTGGATGGCGCACCTCGACATCGCCGGGCGCCGCCTCTGGCACGACCCCCGCAAGCGCCGCTGCCAGCTGTCCTCCATCACGAGCTTCGCGGTCGTCGACGGCCGCTTCACCGAGATCGACTACGTCGAGCCGGCCGCCTCGGTCGCGGCCATCGACACGGGGGCGGTGTGACGCGCCGTCGGATGCGGCGGGTCACCGGCTCGCTCGCCGCGACCGCCACCGCTGTGCTCCTGCTCGCGAGCTGCGCCTCCTCCGATGGCGTCGCCGGCCAGGTCGGCGACGCGGGCTATATCGCCGGCGACGGCTTCGTGACGGAGTTCGCGCCCGAGGAGCGTGCCGCGCCGAACGCCTTCGGCGGCCCGCTCGCCGACGGGGGCACGTTCGACTCCGCCGAGCTCGACGGCGTCGCGCTCGTCAACTTCTGGTACGCCGCCTGCCCGCCGTGCCGCGTCGAGGCGCCGGTGCTCGCGGACCTGCATGCCGAGTTCGGCGATCGCGTCGACTTCATCGGCGTCAACGTGCGCGACGGGGCAGCGCAGGCGGCATCGTTCGAGCAGCAGTTCGCCATCGACTACCCGTCGATCCTCGACGACGAGTCGGCGCAGGCGCAGCTCGCCTTCACCGGAATCGTCGCGCCGAACGCGGTGCCGTCGACGATCATCCTGGACGCGGACGGCCGGGTCGCCGCGCGGGTCTCCGGCGCCGTCACCGACACCAGCATCCTCTCGACGCTGCTGCAGGAGGAGCTCGAGCGATGAGCGTGCTGCTCGTACAGAGCGTCGCCCTGGATCCAGGCAGTGCGGTGCTCAGCGGTCAACTGCTGATCTCCATGCCCATCGCGCTGCTCGCGGGCATCGTGTCGTTCGCGAGCCCGTGCATCCTCCCGCTCGTGCCGGGCTACCTCGGGCTCATGGGGTCCCTGGTCGGAGAAGAGGGCGGCCGAGCGAGGCTCATCACCGGCGTGGCGCTCTTCGTCCTCGGCTTCACCGCCGTGTTCGTGCTCGGCACGGCTCTCGTGGGTGCGGTGAGCTCGTTCCTGCTCGCGTGGTCGGGTCTGCTCGTGCGCATCCTCGGGGTGCTGCTGATCCTGCTCGGCCTAGTGTTCGTCGGGCAGGTGCGCGTGCTGCAGCGCGTCTGGAAGCCGAGGCAGATCAAGGCCGGAGGCATGTGGGCGGCTCCGGTCGTGGGCATCATCTTCGCGCTCGGCTGGACCCCGTGCTCGGGGCCGACGCTCGCGGCGATCAGTGCGCTCACCGTCACGACGGGCAGCGCCTGGCAAGGTGCGCTCCTCGGCTTCGCGTACGCGCTTGGGCTCGGGATCCCGTTCCTGCTGCTTGCAGTGGGTCTCGGTTGGATGGGCTCGACGATGGCATGGATGCGTCGCCACGTGCGCGCGATCAACATCGGCGGGGGCGTGACCCTGATGGTCATCGGGGTGCTGATGCTCACGGGCGTCTGGGACGCCGTCATGAACGAGATGCAGGGATGGATCGCCTCCTATGTCACGATCCTCTAGCAGCGCGAATACGAGCGCCGACCCGCTGCGCCCGGGCGACCACATCGACGCGGCGGAGCCCGAGCCGTCGTCGGCGGGGCCGCGCTTGGATGCGGCCGGCTGGCTGCGCTTCCTGTGGCGGCAGCTCACCTCGATGCGCACCGCGATCGTGCTGCTGCTGCTGCTCGCGGTCGCCGCGATCCCCGGCAGCCTGGTGCCGCAGCGCTCCAGCGACCCGAACGGCGTCATCCAGGTTCGCGACCAGAACCCCGACCTCGTCTGGCTGTACGACGCGCTGTCGCTCCACGACGTCTACGCCAGCCCGTGGTTCTCGGCGATCTACATCCTGCTGTTCGTCTCCCTCATCGGCTGCGTGATCCCGCGCCTCATCCACCACTGGCGAGCCATGCGATCGCTGCCGCCGCGCACCCCCGCGCGGCTGTCGCGGCTGGTGGGCTTTCAGGTCGTGCCCGGCGGCGCGGGCGACCTGGATCGGGCGGAGGGCGTGCTCAAGCGGCTCGGCTACCGCACGACGCGTTACGGCGACTCGATCTCCGCCGAGCGCGGCTACCTGCGCGAGACGGGCAACCTGCTGTTCCACATCGCGCTGCTGGCGATGATCCTGGTGGTGGGCATCGGTTCCGGCTTCGGCTACAACGGTCAGCGGCTCGTGGTCGAGGGGCGCGGGTTCGCGAACACGCTGTCGAGCTACGACTCCTTCACCGAGGGGCAGTGGTTCGACGACGCGGCGCTGGAGCCGTTCGCGCTGCAGCTCGACGATCTGGACGTCGTCTACGAGACCGAGAACCCGAATGCGATCGGTGCGCCGCTCGACTTCACGGCGTTCGTGACGGTGACCGAGGACGGCACCCAGCGCGACGCGCAGATCAAGGTGAACGAGCCGCTGGACGTCGCAGGTGCCGATCTCTACCTGATCTCGAACGGGTATGCGCCCAGGATCTCGGTGCGCGATGCCGAGGGGAACCTCGTCTACGACGAGTACACGCCCTTCCTCGCGCAGGACGACCTGATGACGAGCCTCGGCGTCATCAAGGTTGCCGACGGGCTCGAGGAGCAGTTGGGGCTGCGCGGCTTCTTCTATCCGACCGCGGTCGCGCTGGACACCGGCGCACTCGCCTCCGCCTACCCCGATCTGGCGAACCCGGTGCTGTCGCTGCAGGCCTTCACGGGCGACCTGGGGCTGGATGGGGGCATCCCGCGCTCCGTGTACGCGCTCGACACCGATGCGATGCAGCAGGTCGCCGGCGGCGACTCCGGCACCGACGCGCTCACGCTGGCGCCGGGTGAGACCGCCGAGATCCCCGGCGGGCTCGGCACCATCACATTCGAGGATGTGCGCCGCTACGGCGTCATCGAGGTGCATGTCGACCACACGCAGACGCCGGTCTTCTGGATCGCCATGACGATCCTCATCTCGCTGCTCGGCTCGCTGCTCATCCCGCGCCGCCGCATGTGGGTGAAGGCGACCGCCGAGGGACTCGAGATCGCCGGGCTCGCGCGCGGCGAGGATCCGACGCTCGAGCGCGCCGTGGACGACCTCGCGAAGCGCGTCGCCGACAACGCGACGCCGGAGTTCGACCGTGACCGCGAGAGTACAATCGATTCGTGACCTCGCCAGAACTCGACTCCGTCTCGCTGCTGCTCGTCTACTCAGCGATGGCGGTCTACACGCTGGCGTTCATCGCCTACGCGTGGGATGTCGCACGTCGCTCCGCCGCGAAGCCCGCGGCCGCCGAGGTGCGCGAGCTGGTCGGCGCCGGTGTTCCGGCCGCCGGCGCCTCGGCCGCCGGCGTTACCGCGGGCGACGCGGGGCGTGGCGACATCGTCACGGCAATGCCGGGCCGCGCGGCCCGCATCGGCTTCACGCTGACCATGCTCGCCTGGGCGCTGCACCTGGGCGGCACCGTGCTGCGCGGGCTGGCGGCCGGCCGGGTGCCCTGGTCGAACATGTATGAGTTCGCGCTCACCGCCGTCGCCGTCATCGTGGGCGTGTTCGTGCTCTCGCGACTGTGGAAGGACCTCAACTTCCTCGGCGTCTTCTTCTCCGGCCTTGCCGTCGTCTTCCTCGGTGTCGCGACCCTCAACTACTACGTCGCGCCGACGCCTCTGCCGCCGGCGCTGCAGTCGTACTGGCTCGTCATCCACGTCTTCGTGGCGTCGCTCGCGACGGGCTTCCTGGGGCTCGGCACCGCGCTGAGCGTGCTGCAGCTCGTGAAGGAGAAGCGCGACAACGGCTTCCTGCGCTCGCTGCCGTCGGCGGTGACGCTCGAGGACACCGCCTACCGCGTGGGCGTCATCGGCTTCATCATGTGGACGTTCACGCTCATGGCGGGCGCGATCTGGGCAGAGCACGCCTGGGGTCGCTACTGGGGCTGGGACACCAAGGAGGTCTGGACCTTCGTGATCTGGGTGATCTACGCCGGGTACGTGCACGCGCGCGCCACCCGCGGCTGGCGCGGCTCCCGCTCGGCGTGGCTGCAGATCATCGGCTTCACGGCCATCGTGTTCAACTTCACGATCGTCAACCAGTTCTTCGCCGGCCTCCACGCCTACTCCGGCCTCTAACCGCCGCCGCCCCGGCCGCCCAGCTGCACGTCAACCGGCCCTGTGGCGCGGCAGCCGAGTAATCCGCCCGCCGCACCACCAGCTCGGTTGACCGACGGCGGCCGCGTGGCCCCCACAACCTGCGCCGCTGCACGTCAACCGGCCCTGTGGCGCGGCAGCCGAGTAATCCGCCCGCCGCACCACCAGCTCGGTTGACCGACGGCGGCCGCGTGGCCCCCACAACCTGCGCCGCTGCACGTCAACCGGCTCTGTGGCGCGGCAGCCGAGTAATCTGCCCGCCGCACCACCAGGTCGGTTGACCGACGCGCGGTGCGCGCGGGTCGAGCGCGGGCCGAGCGGCGGCCGTCACGGGCGCGGACGCAGCAGCGCGCGCTGATGCACGTCGCGGCGGACGAGGTCGAGCACCGTGCGCATCACGCCATCGGCGTCGAACAGCACCTGCTCGTAGGTGAACCGCAGTATGCGATAGCCGAGCGCCGTCAGGCGTGCGTCGCGACTGCGGTCTTTCGCCATCTGTGCTCGCGAGCCGTGCCACTCGAGCGAGTCGATCTCGATCACCAGAGACCTGCCGACGAGGAAGTCGAAGAACTCACCCGGCAACAGCTCGGGCTGCTGCACGAAGGCGATCCGTGCTCGACGCAGCATCGCCACGAACATCGCCTCGGTTCCCGATCCAGAGCGCTCGGTCGCTCGTTCGAGCAGCTCGCGCCGTCGTCGCGGCAACTGCAGACCGAGCGCGGTCAGGTCTTCCCGCTGCAGGACCCCGTTCGCGAGTGCGCTCGCGGCCGCGGCGGTCACGTCGTCCTTCGGGGCGCAAGCGGCCGCGGTCGCGAGCGCTGTCAGCGCGCCGTCCACGCCGTTCCAGGGCCGCAGATCGGCCAGCCGTCGGTGCTGCCGGTGCAGCTTGACGCCGCGCGTCTGCTCCGCGCGGCTGACACGGTCACTGTGAGTCTCGCGGTTCGGGCGCACGTGCAAGTCGGTGTCGCCGTGCGGCACCCACAGTCCGCGCAAGCGCAGCGCAGAGACGCAGGTCACGACTCCGCCGAGCTCAAGAGCGCGGGTGGCATCGTTGCGCAGATCGCCGAGGGCGACCCAGCCGCGGAGCGGTACCCAGAGCGCACCGCTGTCACGGAGCCTGCGCAGCGTTGGCCTAGAGACTTGTTCGTGAGCGGCGGCAGTGGTGCAGACGCCGCCCATGGCACCGAGCCATTCGAGGAATTCCATGCCGCGCATAGTGCGCCCCCGAGCCGTCGCGGCGGGGAGGCGACAGCGGCGGCTGTGGATGGCCGCGCTCGGGTAGTCGCCCAACAATCGCTTGCGGGGTCGCGTTCGTCGACCGGGCCGGTGGTCTGGCACCCGATATTTCCGCGCGCGAAACCAAGCAACCGGTTGACGGGCCTGGTGCGGCGGACGACTGAGGCGGGGCGTCAGAGGTGGGGGAGCGTCGCGGCGAGCCGGGCGCGCCAGTGTGCCGTGCGCTCGGCGGATGCCGCATGCTCGGCGAGCAGCGCGGGGTCGGGCGCGACGCGAGCAGCGGAGATCGAGCCGTCGGTGGGCACGAGCGGCTCGGTCGTGACGTCGGCGGCCAGCAGCGCGCCGGTGCCGAGGCCGCAGTCGTAGGGGAGCGTCGGCATCGCCCCGGCCAGCGCGGCACCGAGCGAGAGCCCGACCGACGAGTCGAGCGCACTCGAGACCACCGCGGGCAGTCCTGCCTCCGCCACGATCGCCAGCGCGGCGCGGATCCCGCCGAGCGGCTGCGCCTTGATGACCAGCACATCGGCGGCGCCCGCTCGGGCAACCAGCAGCGGGTCCTCGGCCTTGCGCACCGACTCGTCCGCCGCGATCGGGATCGCGAGCCGGTGCAGCCGGTCCCGCAGTTCGGCGAGCTCGGGCACGCTCGCGCACGGCTGCTCGACGTACTCGAGGTCGAAGCGCTCGAGCGCGCGCACGGCGGTCTCCGCCTCATCGAGGTTCCAGCCGCCGTTCGCATCGACGCGGATGCGGACATCGGGCAGCAGCGCGCGCACTTCGGCGACGCGGGCGACGTCATCCGCGAGCGTCTGACCCCGCTCGGCCACCTTCACCTTCACAGTGCGGCAGCCGTCGTAGCGCGCCAGCACGCCCGCGACCGCTTCGGGATCGACCGCGGGCAGCGTGGCATTCACAGGGATCCGGTCACGCACCAGCGGTGGCCGCTCCAGGTCGGCGTCCTCGAGCGCCGCACGCAGCCAGCGCGCGGCCTCCTCGGGCCCGTACTCCAGGAACGGGCTCCACTCGCCCCAGCCGGCGACGCCGGAGAAGAGCGCGACCTCGCGGTGCTCGACGCCGCGGAACCGCGTGGCGAGCGGCAGCGAGACAATCTGCATGCGGTCAGCGAGCCGTTCGAAGTCGAGGTCCACGCGCTCATGCTCGCACGACTGGCAGAATCGACGGGTGACTGAGCTGCCATGGGTGATCGAGACGCGCGCGGTGACCCGGCGTCGCAACCCCGTCTGGGGCGTGCTCGCACTCGTCGGCGCCGGCCTCTGCGCGGCGAGCTTCCTCATCGCGATGGGCGTCGCGTGGGCCGAATTCGACGGGCTCGTGGTCTGGGGGCTGCCGATCTGGGGTGTCATCACGCTGCTCGCGCTGGCGTTCGCGATCACCGCACTCGTCAAGCGCGGCACCGCGAACGTCACGATGGCAGCCATCGCCGGCGGCGTGCTCGTGATCTCCAACCCTGTGGTGTTCCTCATCCTCACGCTCGCGCTCGGCATCCTGCAGTAGCGGATGCGGTGGCGCGCCTCCGCGCGCGCGGCCGGTGCGGTCCATACGATCGCCCGATGATCGAAGACCTGCAGCTCGTCGGCGAGGCGCCGGCCCGGCCCGCACCGAGGCGCTCCGCCGCCTCCCGCCGCCGCGCTCGCTTCGGCCCGATCTCGCTGGCGCTGCTGGCGCTCGCGGTGGTGCTACAGGTGGTCTCGCTCGCGCAGCAGTTCAGCTATCTCTTCGCGCCGAAGCCGGGCGAGCTCGCTTGGCTGATCGCCGTCATTGGCATCACCGTGCTCGTGGGCCTCGCCGGCGTCGCCAGCGGCATCGTCGGCGCCACCACGCCGGATGGGCGCCGCACGGGCGCATTCGGTGCGGCCCTCGGCATCGCCTTCCTCGTGCTGTTCGCCGCCGCGACCTCGTTCGGCTGGGGCTTCCTCGAGGCGCTCTCGACCCCGGTCTGAGCCCTTTCCTCGCCGGTCCCTGCCCGACCGGCGCCGACGACGAAGTCGTCTCTTCCGCCGATCCCGGCGCCGCGGGAGAATGGCGCCGTGTCGACGGCGATGCCGGAGTTCGAGATGCCGCCCCGGGCGGAGAGTGCTCCTCGGCCAGAAGCCGCTGACGCCACCGCACCTGAAGCCGGTGCGACGAGCGCGGAGCATCCCGACGATCCTCCTCTCCATCCGAACCCCGCGGTTGGGCTGCGGCGCCGCTTCGGCTGGCGACAGCTGCTGATCGCGGGGCTGGTCGGTGTGGTCGTCGGCGGTGGCATCCCGGCGACACTGCGATCGCTCGACGGCGCGGCGGCGTCGGTGGAGGTCGAGAGCCTGCGCTCGGTGGCGCTCGAGTACCTCACGGCGATCGCGACCGGCCGCGCCGGCGTGGCGACCGAGATGGTGCCGGTCGACGGCGGCGGTCGCGTGGCGCCGGATGCGGTGCTGCAGTCGGCAGAGCCGATCACCGACTACTCGGTGCAGCTGGTGCAGGTCGACGGCACCGCCGGGTCGGCGGACGTGCGCTACCGCGTCGGCGGCACCGAGGTGTTCCGCGCGCTCACGGCGGAGCGGGTCGAGGGCGAGTGGCGGTTGCGGACGACGCTCGCCGAGGTCGCCGACGTGCGCTTCAGCGATCCGATCGTGCGCGTGCAGGTCGCCGATGTCCCGTTGGACGGCCCCACGCCCGTGCTGCTCTACCCGGGCAGCTACACGATCGACGCCGTCTCAGGGCCGTTCTTCCTCTCGGGCGGCGATCGCTTCGTCGTCGACGGCGATCTCGGCACGCCGACCGTGCCGTACGTGACCGCCGGTGTCGCCCCCCGCATCCGCGACTATGCCACCGAGCTCGCACTCGACACCGTCGCCGACTGCCAGATGCGCGCTCGCTGCCCGGTCGCGTTCGGGCTGCGGCTGCTGCCGCTCGGTGAGCCCTACCCGGTGGATGTCGACATGGAGCGCGGCGTCATCGACCTGTCGGTGCCGATCATGGCGATGGATGGCGCCGATAGTCAGTGGTTCGACGTGCGGCTGCGCGCGATCCTCGACGACGATGGCGTGCCGAGCGAGTGGCGCTGCGGCGAGCCGGGGGAGAGCGAGACGCTCTCGAGTTGCGCGCTCTGAGCGGTCGACGGGGCCCGCGGCGCGACGGCCTGTGGCGGTGCGGCCGGATCGCCGGCATTCGCGCCATGATGGATCCGTGTCGCCGTCGATGCCAGAGTTCGAGATGCCGGCGGGCGTGCCAGAGCCCGCCCGCCCCACTGCGGATTCGGCGATCGCGCACAGCGAGCCGCCGCCGGCCCATACGGCAGAGCCTGCGTCCTTCGGTCGGGCCATGCGAGATGGGCGACGCGGCATCAACTGGCGGCACGTCCTGGTCGCGGGCGTGGTCGGCGTGCTCGCGGGCGCGGTGATCCCTGGCGGCATCCAGGTCGCCGAGCGCGCAGCCGTCAGCGGCGACCAGTCCAACCTGCGCGATGTGGCCATGGAGTACCTGACCGCGATCGCAGAGGGGCGGGCGAGCGATGCCACGGCGATGCTCCCGGTCCAGCCCGCGGCGATGGTGCCGGATGCGGTGCTGCAGTCGGCCAGGCGCATCACGGACGCAGGGGTGCGCCTCGTGCACATCGACGGCGACGCCGCCGCGGTTGAAGTGGAGTACACGCTCGATGGGGCGAGCATCTCGCGGACGCTCGAGGCCGAACGGGTCGACGGCTCGTGGCAGCTCACCCGTCCCTTGACGGAGGCGGTGCCGTTCCACCAGTACA encodes the following:
- a CDS encoding potassium transporter TrkG, whose protein sequence is MAERGIVEAGSILTRLRERLESFTTSYPARFAIFVFASLNLLFMLLFMTPLAAADGQATPAVDAFFQAVSVVCVTGLTVVDMATHWSPFGNALVLVGVEVGGIGVLTLASLLGMTVARRLGLRQRLMAASDSNPSRVRKGVVKEGQAIRLGEVGGLLRTVALSVLVFEAMLIVLLFPRLLLAGKEPLAALYEATYWSFMAFTNSGFIPTVEGLEPFSTDPWFLIVLMLGVFIGSLGFPVYFVLLRHLGTPRHWSLHVKMTISVSIMLFLAGGLVYLVLEWGNADSWGTAEFGQQILHAFFLSSMARSGGFAIDDLGLLHNSSLLVTDMLMFVGGGSASTAGGIKVTTLAILFLAAVAEARGRKSMEAFDRRIPSDVLRLAVSVTLWSATIIATVTVVLLEITGAPLSFVLFDVISAFGTVGLSTGFTHAGLEDSAKVILALAMFAGRIGSVTLAAALAASQSTRLFTRPEERPIVG
- a CDS encoding AURKAIP1/COX24 domain-containing protein — translated: MGSVVKKRRKRMSKKKHRKLLRKTRHQRRNRK
- a CDS encoding glutaredoxin family protein gives rise to the protein MVEITLISKPGCHLCDEARPIVERVVAGFDDVSLTELSILDDPALEERWSDDIPVVLIDGRPHSAWRVDAAKLTERIRARLDATAG
- the aspS gene encoding aspartate--tRNA(Asn) ligase, with the protein product MTHRTLIKDLASLPDGPVKVAGWVETVRDQKRVQFVILRDESGSAQLVNPVNDETAETAEQISALMHGSFITVEGDLKADERVKLGGLEVKVRSLTVESVAKDSPIADDSSIDKRLDWRFLDLRRPEAQLIFRVQTTIEHALRQHWVDEGFIELHTPKLMATASESRAELFEVPYFETTAYLAQSPQLFKQMAQSAGFGKIFEIAPAFRADPSFTSRHATEFTSVDSEISWIDSHEDVMQLHETLLTKAVTAVVEKHGAEIRQHFDVDLQVPTVPFPRITHAEVKAIVEARGHTIERTDGDLDPEAERQISQRVKEEMGHDFVFVTEYPSSVRPFYHLRPEGDGSVTNSYDLIYNGVEISTGAQREHRVDVLEAQIVEKGMDPSELEEYLDFFRYGVPPHGGFGMGLARVVMLMLGLGSIRETTFLFRGPTRLTP
- a CDS encoding histidine phosphatase family protein; its protein translation is MPARRLHLVRHGEVHNPDGVLYGRIPGFLLSERGHRMAALAAEHLSTGATARPVVRLAASPLERAQQSAQPWADAFDLDIRTEHRIIEPTNWFEGKTFEASGALRHPSSWPMLRNPYRPSWGEPYKAIAQRVRAAMEDAWGELDESEDDGDIVMVSHQSPIWMAHLDIAGRRLWHDPRKRRCQLSSITSFAVVDGRFTEIDYVEPAASVAAIDTGAV
- a CDS encoding TlpA disulfide reductase family protein; the encoded protein is MRRVTGSLAATATAVLLLASCASSDGVAGQVGDAGYIAGDGFVTEFAPEERAAPNAFGGPLADGGTFDSAELDGVALVNFWYAACPPCRVEAPVLADLHAEFGDRVDFIGVNVRDGAAQAASFEQQFAIDYPSILDDESAQAQLAFTGIVAPNAVPSTIILDADGRVAARVSGAVTDTSILSTLLQEELER
- a CDS encoding cytochrome c biogenesis protein CcdA, with translation MSVLLVQSVALDPGSAVLSGQLLISMPIALLAGIVSFASPCILPLVPGYLGLMGSLVGEEGGRARLITGVALFVLGFTAVFVLGTALVGAVSSFLLAWSGLLVRILGVLLILLGLVFVGQVRVLQRVWKPRQIKAGGMWAAPVVGIIFALGWTPCSGPTLAAISALTVTTGSAWQGALLGFAYALGLGIPFLLLAVGLGWMGSTMAWMRRHVRAINIGGGVTLMVIGVLMLTGVWDAVMNEMQGWIASYVTIL